Proteins from a genomic interval of Sphingobacterium sp. SYP-B4668:
- the brnQ gene encoding branched-chain amino acid transport system II carrier protein, with protein sequence MKKISDITTLGFALFAMFFGAGNLLLPPLIGLSSGSQWDSAILGFGLTGILLPFLGVLAVINSGETFNDLGNRSHPYIATILGIMIMLGIGPLIAIPRTAATTFEVGLLPTFPNLSPIWGSVLFFAITFTLSIRPSKVVDVIGNFLTPVLLILLLGLILMGIWHPISSDFATKIVKSEAFKIGFMEGYQTLDVLASVIFTGIIISAAKMKGYEKLKDKNKIVTSAGLLAAIFLFLIYGGLVLLGATSGFPLTDEVKRAELLLYISHQIFGRYGTTAISLSIALACLTTAIALTCAVGTFFSKLSGGRVSYQWIVTICCILSGVLAITGVEYIIQVAYPFLAFIYPIVITLVLYVLVFGRILSTNLPFIGAMIGTTLVSTIYLLSSFDLHLQGAEHLVQAIPLAKYELWWVLPSFASFLLFLLFDYWRKRQAA encoded by the coding sequence TTGAAAAAAATCAGTGACATCACCACCCTAGGCTTTGCCTTATTTGCCATGTTCTTCGGAGCAGGTAATCTATTGTTACCCCCACTCATAGGCTTGAGCAGTGGCAGTCAATGGGATTCGGCTATTTTAGGATTTGGGCTCACAGGTATTCTCCTTCCTTTTTTAGGTGTATTGGCCGTCATTAACTCAGGGGAGACTTTTAACGATTTAGGAAATAGGTCACACCCGTACATAGCCACAATACTTGGAATCATGATCATGTTAGGGATAGGTCCACTTATAGCCATACCGCGTACGGCTGCTACTACTTTTGAAGTAGGACTCTTACCGACTTTCCCGAACCTATCTCCTATTTGGGGTTCAGTGCTATTTTTCGCAATAACTTTTACACTCTCTATCCGTCCTTCAAAAGTAGTCGATGTCATTGGAAATTTTTTGACCCCTGTATTATTAATCCTTTTATTAGGATTAATCCTCATGGGTATATGGCATCCCATTTCTTCCGATTTTGCTACCAAAATAGTTAAAAGCGAGGCCTTCAAGATTGGATTTATGGAAGGCTATCAGACCTTGGATGTATTGGCTTCTGTCATTTTCACTGGAATCATCATCTCGGCGGCCAAGATGAAGGGGTACGAAAAGCTCAAAGACAAGAATAAGATAGTCACCAGTGCCGGTCTCTTAGCTGCTATATTTCTATTCTTGATTTATGGAGGACTTGTACTCTTAGGTGCTACATCAGGTTTTCCACTGACTGATGAAGTCAAAAGAGCGGAACTACTACTCTATATTTCACATCAGATATTTGGCCGCTATGGCACAACAGCTATATCACTAAGCATCGCCCTTGCTTGCCTAACAACAGCTATTGCTTTGACATGCGCTGTAGGTACATTTTTCAGTAAGCTATCAGGAGGTAGGGTCAGCTACCAATGGATTGTCACTATCTGCTGTATCTTATCTGGCGTACTCGCCATCACTGGAGTAGAATATATTATTCAAGTAGCCTATCCCTTTTTAGCATTCATCTATCCCATTGTCATCACACTGGTCCTATATGTGCTCGTCTTTGGGAGGATTCTTTCTACGAATCTTCCTTTTATAGGGGCTATGATAGGTACTACTTTAGTCTCGACCATCTATCTGTTATCGAGTTTTGACCTCCATCTTCAAGGTGCTGAGCACCTCGTCCAAGCTATTCCCCTGGCCAAGTATGAGCTTTGGTGGGTCCTGCCCTCATTTGCATCTTTCTTGCTATTCTTACTATTTGATTACTGGAGAAAGAGACAAGCGGCCTAA
- a CDS encoding DUF4920 domain-containing protein: MKKTTLFLVLSIACISSSIAQQTKIPSAKSGMQYGKKINYNQAISVAKLEKSFGKDSVYTGKIEGVVLEVCKKKGCFMTIKRDGGKEPIMVRFADYSYFMPEDIVGKTVVVEGRARVKESTVAWQKHYAEDLGKTKEEIAKITKPKASITIIADGVVVK, translated from the coding sequence ATGAAAAAAACAACACTATTTTTGGTCTTATCAATTGCATGCATATCTTCAAGTATAGCGCAGCAAACGAAGATTCCTTCAGCTAAGTCTGGTATGCAGTATGGAAAGAAAATCAACTACAATCAGGCTATCTCTGTAGCCAAATTGGAAAAATCTTTCGGGAAAGATAGTGTTTACACGGGTAAGATAGAAGGAGTCGTGCTCGAGGTCTGCAAAAAGAAAGGATGCTTCATGACCATCAAGCGAGACGGAGGAAAAGAACCCATCATGGTTCGTTTTGCCGATTATAGCTACTTCATGCCAGAGGATATTGTCGGTAAGACCGTAGTCGTAGAAGGCAGAGCTAGGGTAAAAGAATCCACTGTCGCTTGGCAAAAACATTATGCTGAAGATTTAGGCAAAACCAAGGAAGAAATCGCCAAAATTACAAAGCCCAAAGCATCTATAACCATCATAGCGGACGGTGTAGTTGTAAAATAA
- a CDS encoding YeeE/YedE family protein, protein MELIYGPWPWYIGGPLVAFSMIALILLGKNFGVSANFRTMCSILGAGKTSDFFRFEWKSQIWNLLILGGAVIGGYIGAHLLSNGQQVPDISPDTIAHLQGLGFASAGQAYAPSELYQDLTIKSLGLLLFGGILVGFGTRYAGGCTSGHAISGLSDLQLPSLIAVIGFFIGGLVMVHLLFPFIF, encoded by the coding sequence ATGGAATTGATTTATGGTCCATGGCCGTGGTATATAGGCGGTCCGCTTGTAGCGTTTTCTATGATTGCACTTATTTTATTGGGCAAGAATTTTGGTGTCTCGGCTAATTTTAGGACAATGTGCTCTATACTGGGTGCAGGGAAAACGTCAGATTTTTTTAGATTCGAGTGGAAATCCCAAATCTGGAATTTGTTGATTTTAGGGGGTGCCGTGATAGGTGGGTATATAGGTGCGCATCTATTGTCCAATGGACAGCAGGTGCCGGATATCAGTCCAGATACTATCGCTCACCTTCAAGGTTTGGGGTTTGCGAGTGCAGGACAAGCTTATGCGCCATCAGAGCTATATCAGGATTTGACCATCAAATCTTTGGGGCTATTGCTTTTTGGTGGCATATTGGTGGGGTTTGGTACTCGATATGCTGGCGGGTGTACATCTGGTCATGCTATTTCAGGACTTAGCGATTTACAATTACCGTCCCTAATTGCCGTTATCGGTTTTTTTATAGGAGGATTGGTGATGGTACATCTTCTATTTCCCTTTATTTTTTAA
- a CDS encoding MBL fold metallo-hydrolase — MFFERIYDESLAQASYIIGCQAKGVAIVIDPKRDVDTYLEVANRNNLEITNVTETHIHADFLSGSRELVAATGASLHLSDEGGSDWQYEFDHIGLKDGDVIKIGNLTLEVMHTPGHTPESISFVLTDHPASDLPIMVFTGDFVFVGDIGRPDLLEKAAGWKGTSEVGAKQMFHSIQRFLALPDYVQLWPGHGAGSSCGKALGAVPSSTVGYERIRNWALLQTNEEQFVTELLEGQPEAPTYFAMMKKLNKIERPLLVEVPRIPLLRDQQFQEYQREGAIIIDTRPKDVFVKGHLAGALNIQFKQSFATWAGWTIAYDKPIILLATSEHIEQLTRMLMRIGLDRVVGYISGMEGLDLPLQTTEVVSMEEVKEIIGDNSVQLIDVRSAAEYEAGHIPGAKNIMWGRMEQHLENIDTHKDAVIYCQSGDRATIAASILKKNGFKNLKIYMGSMADWRAKGQEVD, encoded by the coding sequence ATGTTTTTTGAACGCATATATGATGAGAGTCTAGCTCAAGCGAGTTATATAATAGGCTGTCAGGCAAAAGGAGTGGCCATTGTCATTGATCCTAAAAGAGATGTTGATACTTATCTAGAAGTAGCTAATCGAAACAACCTAGAAATCACAAACGTGACCGAGACGCATATACATGCAGATTTTTTAAGTGGCTCAAGGGAACTAGTCGCGGCCACAGGGGCCTCGTTACACCTGTCAGATGAGGGGGGGAGCGATTGGCAATATGAATTTGATCATATCGGGCTGAAAGATGGAGATGTTATAAAGATAGGAAATCTAACGTTAGAGGTGATGCATACACCTGGGCATACACCTGAGAGTATCAGTTTTGTACTAACGGATCACCCTGCTTCGGATTTACCCATTATGGTATTCACAGGTGACTTTGTATTTGTTGGAGATATCGGGCGTCCTGACTTATTGGAGAAGGCGGCAGGTTGGAAGGGCACCTCCGAAGTTGGTGCGAAGCAAATGTTTCATTCAATACAACGTTTCTTAGCATTGCCTGATTACGTGCAGTTGTGGCCAGGACATGGGGCCGGTTCTTCTTGTGGGAAGGCTCTAGGTGCTGTCCCTAGTAGTACAGTCGGTTATGAACGTATCCGTAATTGGGCACTATTACAAACTAATGAAGAGCAGTTTGTGACGGAATTATTAGAAGGGCAACCTGAGGCACCGACCTATTTTGCGATGATGAAAAAACTCAATAAGATCGAGCGACCTTTGCTTGTGGAGGTTCCAAGGATCCCCTTGTTGAGAGATCAACAATTTCAGGAATATCAACGGGAGGGAGCTATTATAATCGATACACGTCCTAAGGATGTCTTTGTCAAGGGACACCTTGCGGGGGCACTTAATATTCAATTTAAGCAATCTTTTGCTACGTGGGCTGGATGGACCATTGCATATGACAAACCTATTATACTTCTTGCTACCTCTGAGCATATAGAACAGCTTACCCGAATGCTGATGCGGATTGGGTTAGACCGTGTAGTAGGTTACATTTCAGGAATGGAGGGATTGGACCTGCCACTTCAAACTACTGAGGTGGTGTCTATGGAAGAGGTAAAAGAAATCATAGGAGATAACTCTGTTCAGCTTATTGACGTACGCAGTGCCGCTGAATACGAAGCTGGACATATTCCTGGGGCCAAAAATATCATGTGGGGAAGGATGGAACAGCATTTAGAAAACATCGATACGCATAAGGATGCTGTTATTTATTGCCAGAGTGGAGATCGGGCGACAATAGCTGCTTCGATATTAAAGAAGAACGGATTTAAGAATTTGAAGATTTATATGGGTAGTATGGCCGATTGGCGAGCAAAGGGACAAGAGGTAGATTAA
- a CDS encoding sulfite exporter TauE/SafE family protein — protein sequence MEIVAYLLAVLIGISLGMIGSGGSILTVPILVYLLDIDPILATAYSLFIVGLTSLVGGVTQTIHRQVDYRMVFLFGVPSIIMVLITRGYLVPLIPEHILSVGEFELTKGALIMLLFAGIMLLASISMIRTKDCSLQENHTLDYQQIIIKGGFLGLVTGMVGAGGGFLIIPALVLFGGMPMKKAVGTSLLIIAFNSLIGFVGFIEIDGHQVDWKLLFIFSLAAILGILIGTLIAKRVSGQRLKTIFGWFVLGMGLLILVEEIFNI from the coding sequence ATGGAAATAGTCGCTTACTTGTTAGCCGTATTGATTGGAATATCACTTGGTATGATCGGTAGTGGTGGGTCTATATTGACTGTTCCAATATTGGTTTACTTGTTGGATATCGATCCTATACTCGCGACGGCCTATTCTTTATTTATCGTAGGTTTGACATCGTTGGTGGGCGGAGTCACGCAGACGATTCACAGACAAGTAGATTATAGAATGGTATTTCTCTTTGGTGTGCCTTCTATTATAATGGTCTTGATAACTAGAGGATATTTGGTGCCATTGATTCCCGAGCATATTCTGTCGGTTGGTGAATTTGAATTGACAAAGGGAGCGTTAATCATGTTACTATTCGCAGGGATTATGTTGTTGGCTTCGATTTCGATGATTCGAACTAAAGATTGTTCGCTTCAAGAAAATCATACTCTGGATTATCAACAGATCATAATCAAAGGTGGTTTCTTGGGGTTGGTGACAGGTATGGTCGGGGCAGGGGGCGGATTTTTGATTATTCCTGCATTAGTTCTTTTTGGGGGAATGCCAATGAAGAAAGCGGTTGGGACATCGTTATTGATTATAGCCTTTAATTCGTTGATAGGGTTTGTAGGTTTTATTGAGATAGATGGACATCAAGTGGACTGGAAATTGTTGTTTATCTTTTCACTGGCGGCTATTTTGGGGATTCTGATAGGAACATTAATCGCGAAGAGAGTAAGTGGGCAACGACTTAAGACTATATTCGGATGGTTTGTTTTGGGCATGGGACTGTTGATATTGGTTGAGGAGATTTTTAATATTTAG
- the metG gene encoding methionine--tRNA ligase, with translation MSSTDKKRYTITSALPYANGPLHIGHLAGAYIPGDIFVRYLRLNQKDVVYVCGSDEHGAAITIKAKKEGITPREIIDKYNKQIKDSFEEFGISFDIYHRTSEPIHHQLSQEFFLNLYQKGEFVERFSEQYYDEEFHQFLADRYIVGTCPNCHSEGAYGDQCEKCGTSLSPTDLINPISTLSGKTPVLKETKHWYLPLDKYQPWLEKWLIEGKKDELKSNVFGQCSSWLKSGLHPRSMTRDLDWGVDVPLEEAEGKKLYVWLDAPIGYISATKQWALDNGKNWEDYWKEQPNPEDNSCLIHFIGKDNIVFHCIIFPAILHAHGGYILPDNIPANEFLNLEGDKLSTSRNHAVWLHEYLEEFPGKQDELRYVLTSILPETSDSEFTWKDFQARVNNELVAILGNFVNRVMVLSHKYFEGKVLRGSALEATDQYVFDELKKYPEQITQSIGQYRFREALAQFMNVARLGNKYLADAEPWKVIKTDEERVKTVLNVSLQIAANLAVLAQPFLPKTSTTLFEMLDLPQQDWSQAGREDLLADGHGLGEVQLLFEKITDEQIAFQLDKLAAAKANNAKVVMPAAPVKENINFDDFVKMDIRVGTILAAEKVAKTKKLLKLTIDTGIDQRTVVSGIAEFFTPETIVGRQVSILVNLEPREIKGIMSQGMILMAEDMDGRLDFVQPSTAIQPGSTVR, from the coding sequence TTGAGTAGTACAGATAAAAAACGTTACACCATTACATCGGCATTGCCCTACGCCAATGGACCATTGCATATTGGGCATTTGGCTGGAGCTTATATCCCGGGAGATATTTTTGTCCGTTATTTGCGTCTTAATCAGAAAGATGTCGTGTATGTATGTGGTTCGGATGAGCATGGCGCAGCTATTACGATTAAAGCGAAAAAGGAAGGTATTACTCCTCGCGAGATTATTGATAAATACAACAAACAAATAAAGGATAGTTTTGAAGAGTTTGGAATATCTTTTGATATTTACCATCGTACTTCCGAACCGATACATCATCAACTTTCCCAAGAATTTTTTCTGAATTTATATCAGAAAGGTGAATTCGTCGAGCGCTTTTCAGAGCAATATTACGACGAAGAATTTCATCAGTTTTTGGCGGATCGATATATTGTAGGTACTTGTCCTAATTGCCATTCCGAAGGTGCCTATGGTGATCAGTGTGAGAAATGTGGTACTTCATTGAGTCCTACGGACCTGATTAACCCGATATCAACGCTGAGTGGGAAGACTCCCGTATTGAAAGAGACGAAGCATTGGTACTTACCGTTGGACAAATACCAACCTTGGTTAGAAAAGTGGTTGATTGAAGGTAAGAAAGATGAGTTGAAGTCCAATGTGTTTGGTCAATGTTCTTCTTGGTTGAAATCTGGTCTACACCCGAGGTCGATGACGCGTGACTTGGATTGGGGCGTAGATGTGCCATTGGAGGAGGCTGAAGGAAAGAAACTATACGTATGGTTGGATGCTCCAATAGGTTATATTTCTGCTACTAAACAATGGGCTTTGGACAATGGTAAGAATTGGGAAGACTATTGGAAAGAACAACCCAATCCAGAAGACAATTCTTGCTTGATTCATTTCATAGGAAAGGATAACATTGTCTTCCACTGTATTATTTTTCCAGCGATACTTCATGCACATGGTGGATATATCTTGCCTGATAATATTCCCGCCAACGAATTCTTGAATCTAGAGGGCGATAAATTGTCAACTTCTAGAAACCATGCAGTATGGCTGCACGAATATTTGGAGGAGTTCCCGGGTAAGCAAGACGAGTTGCGATATGTGTTGACCTCCATTCTCCCTGAGACTTCAGATAGTGAATTTACATGGAAGGATTTTCAGGCGCGTGTCAACAATGAGCTGGTGGCTATTCTGGGGAATTTTGTGAATCGGGTAATGGTACTTTCGCATAAATATTTTGAAGGAAAAGTCCTGAGAGGTTCTGCTTTGGAGGCGACCGATCAGTATGTATTTGATGAATTGAAGAAATATCCGGAACAGATTACGCAAAGTATAGGTCAGTATCGGTTCCGTGAAGCGTTGGCACAATTTATGAATGTTGCGCGATTAGGTAATAAATATCTGGCGGACGCTGAGCCTTGGAAAGTAATCAAAACGGATGAAGAACGTGTCAAAACGGTGTTGAACGTGTCGTTGCAAATTGCTGCAAATCTGGCGGTGCTTGCTCAACCTTTCTTACCTAAAACATCAACGACACTTTTTGAAATGCTAGATTTACCACAACAGGATTGGTCGCAGGCGGGAAGAGAAGATTTGTTGGCTGATGGACATGGTTTGGGTGAGGTACAGCTATTGTTTGAAAAAATCACAGATGAACAAATTGCATTCCAATTGGATAAGCTAGCTGCTGCGAAGGCCAATAATGCTAAAGTTGTGATGCCTGCAGCGCCAGTGAAGGAAAATATTAATTTTGATGATTTTGTAAAGATGGATATCCGTGTGGGTACTATTCTTGCAGCCGAAAAGGTCGCTAAAACAAAAAAATTGCTTAAGTTAACGATTGATACAGGAATAGATCAACGTACGGTAGTTTCTGGGATAGCTGAGTTTTTCACCCCTGAAACTATTGTTGGACGTCAAGTCTCCATATTGGTGAACTTGGAGCCGAGAGAAATAAAGGGCATCATGTCACAAGGTATGATTTTGATGGCTGAGGACATGGATGGTCGTTTGGATTTTGTACAACCATCAACCGCCATTCAACCTGGAAGTACAGTGAGATAG
- a CDS encoding DUF6691 family protein: MRKLIFIFIGLILGLTMYKAEAASWFRIYEMFSFQSFHMYGFIGSALLIGIGGIQWIKRKSIKDIDGHAIAIQPKEKVFKRYLFGGISFGLGWALVGACPLPMFVLIGAGVFPILIVIFGAILGTWMYGMLRNKLPH, from the coding sequence ATGAGAAAATTGATTTTTATCTTTATCGGATTAATCTTAGGATTGACGATGTACAAGGCTGAAGCAGCATCTTGGTTTAGGATATATGAAATGTTTAGCTTCCAGTCCTTTCATATGTATGGATTCATCGGTTCGGCTCTGCTTATTGGGATTGGTGGAATCCAGTGGATCAAAAGGAAGAGTATAAAGGACATCGATGGCCATGCTATTGCGATACAACCCAAAGAAAAAGTATTTAAACGGTACTTATTTGGAGGAATTAGTTTTGGGCTGGGTTGGGCCTTGGTTGGAGCGTGCCCTTTGCCAATGTTTGTGTTAATCGGTGCTGGGGTGTTTCCGATTTTAATCGTTATTTTCGGAGCTATTTTGGGAACCTGGATGTATGGAATGCTGCGTAATAAATTACCTCATTAA
- a CDS encoding 2,3,4,5-tetrahydropyridine-2,6-dicarboxylate N-succinyltransferase — MELENLQKLIEDAWEDRQLLEYKEYTEAIRTVIQKLDNGEIRVAEPIGTRWHVNEWVKKAVILYFPIREMKEMEAGPFVYHDKMKLKTNFKQLGVRVVPGASARYGAYLAKGVIMMPSYVNIGAYVDEGTMVDTWATVGSCAQVGKHVHLSGGVGIGGVLEPLQASPVIIEDNVFVGSRVIVVEGVRVESEAVLGANVVLTASTKIIDITGHEPVEYKGRVPARSVVIPGSYTKKFPAGEYQVPCALIIGQRKESTDKKTSLNDALRDHNVAV; from the coding sequence ATGGAATTAGAAAATTTGCAAAAATTAATTGAAGACGCTTGGGAAGACAGGCAATTGTTAGAGTATAAAGAGTACACCGAAGCCATTCGCACAGTTATTCAAAAATTAGACAACGGAGAAATCCGTGTGGCTGAACCTATTGGTACAAGATGGCACGTAAACGAATGGGTAAAAAAAGCGGTCATCCTATATTTTCCTATCCGAGAGATGAAAGAAATGGAAGCTGGTCCTTTCGTATATCACGACAAGATGAAGTTAAAAACTAACTTCAAGCAGTTGGGTGTACGTGTAGTACCTGGGGCATCTGCACGATATGGGGCATATTTGGCTAAAGGGGTCATTATGATGCCTTCGTATGTCAACATCGGCGCTTACGTAGATGAAGGCACTATGGTAGATACCTGGGCCACAGTAGGTTCTTGCGCTCAAGTAGGTAAGCATGTGCACCTCAGCGGGGGTGTCGGTATAGGCGGTGTATTAGAGCCCCTACAAGCTTCGCCCGTTATTATTGAAGATAATGTGTTCGTAGGGTCGCGCGTGATTGTTGTAGAAGGTGTTCGCGTAGAATCTGAAGCTGTCCTTGGTGCAAATGTTGTATTGACAGCGTCTACAAAAATAATTGACATCACTGGACATGAACCCGTAGAGTACAAAGGACGCGTACCTGCCCGTTCCGTTGTCATCCCAGGGTCTTATACAAAAAAATTCCCCGCTGGAGAATACCAAGTACCTTGCGCATTAATCATAGGCCAACGTAAGGAATCTACGGACAAAAAGACATCACTTAATGATGCACTTCGCGATCACAATGTCGCTGTTTAA
- a CDS encoding RNA-binding S4 domain-containing protein, whose translation MAEEKEKLRIDKYLWSIRIFKTRSLATEACKAGRVKLKGQNIKPSYPVKVGETYAIQKGAERRVIKVVGLLERRVDAKTAVQFYEDHTPLEETYAYKSVFLQPVLQRDRGAGRPTKRDRRDIEGLQNEWWESLEDD comes from the coding sequence ATGGCAGAAGAAAAAGAAAAACTTAGAATAGACAAGTATTTATGGTCCATCCGGATATTTAAAACACGAAGTTTGGCAACTGAGGCATGTAAAGCAGGAAGGGTAAAGCTAAAGGGACAGAATATCAAGCCTTCCTATCCTGTCAAAGTCGGTGAGACTTATGCCATCCAAAAGGGAGCAGAGCGTCGAGTGATTAAGGTTGTGGGCCTACTAGAACGTCGGGTGGATGCCAAGACAGCTGTACAATTTTATGAAGATCATACTCCTTTGGAAGAGACTTATGCTTATAAGTCTGTCTTTCTTCAACCTGTCTTGCAACGAGACAGAGGAGCTGGACGACCTACCAAACGAGATAGACGAGATATTGAGGGCCTTCAAAATGAATGGTGGGAATCTCTTGAGGATGATTAG
- the folP gene encoding dihydropteroate synthase, giving the protein MKMMHTHQAQSINVKGELITFDYPQLMGIVNVTPDSFFDGGQHTTITQALLKASQLLNDGANILDIGAYSSRPGAPLISSQEEMDRALPVIEAIHHAFPNAILSIDTFRADVAAASIQAGASIVNDVSGGTIDQQMFTTVARLQVPYILMHMRGLPENMQEFTVYEDIVTDVATFLGNKISELRALGVKDIILDPGFGFAKNTTQNYELLHRIDELHYFGLPILGGLSRKSMIYKKLGLQAHDALNGTTALNTILLSKGVQILRVHDVKEAKQIVDLLFN; this is encoded by the coding sequence ATGAAGATGATGCATACCCACCAAGCTCAATCAATCAACGTAAAAGGAGAGCTTATCACATTTGACTACCCACAATTAATGGGCATAGTCAACGTCACCCCAGATTCGTTTTTTGATGGAGGTCAGCATACGACCATAACCCAGGCCCTGCTAAAAGCATCCCAACTATTGAATGATGGGGCCAATATTCTGGATATCGGGGCCTATTCTTCTCGTCCAGGGGCCCCGTTAATCTCTTCCCAGGAAGAAATGGATAGGGCACTCCCTGTCATTGAAGCGATACATCATGCCTTTCCTAACGCCATACTCTCGATTGATACCTTCCGCGCGGATGTCGCCGCAGCGAGTATCCAAGCAGGTGCTAGCATCGTCAATGATGTATCTGGAGGCACTATTGATCAACAAATGTTTACCACAGTAGCAAGATTACAAGTTCCATATATTCTAATGCATATGCGTGGATTACCCGAGAACATGCAGGAATTCACCGTTTACGAGGATATCGTCACGGATGTCGCTACTTTTTTAGGAAATAAGATTTCAGAATTGCGGGCACTTGGTGTGAAGGATATTATTCTAGATCCTGGATTTGGCTTCGCAAAAAACACCACTCAAAATTATGAACTCCTACATCGTATTGATGAGTTGCATTACTTCGGACTTCCTATTCTAGGTGGACTGTCCCGAAAATCAATGATTTATAAAAAACTTGGACTCCAAGCCCATGATGCACTAAATGGAACGACAGCCCTAAATACAATCCTTCTTAGTAAAGGTGTCCAAATACTGCGTGTCCACGATGTGAAAGAGGCCAAACAGATTGTGGATTTATTGTTTAATTAG
- a CDS encoding Crp/Fnr family transcriptional regulator has product MMHAALLQAYQSVFEPRLLGEIEESARFMEYKAGDTIIDVGQYVKMMPLLINGAIKILREDAREGELLLYFLERGDTCAMTLACCLGNKRSEIKAIAERDVLVAMVPITKMEEWLAKYGTWRNFVFSSYNNRFEEMLGAIDNLAFHKMDSRIMNYLEELAKVGQSRTINKSHQEIADALNTSRVVVSRILKVFENEGKIRLNRNTIDLS; this is encoded by the coding sequence ATGATGCATGCGGCACTTTTACAGGCCTATCAATCCGTCTTTGAACCTAGACTCTTGGGCGAGATTGAGGAAAGCGCGCGTTTTATGGAGTATAAAGCCGGCGATACGATCATAGATGTAGGACAGTATGTAAAGATGATGCCTTTGCTTATTAATGGCGCTATCAAAATATTGCGTGAAGATGCGCGCGAAGGGGAGTTGCTGTTGTATTTTTTGGAAAGAGGTGATACTTGTGCGATGACATTGGCTTGTTGTCTGGGCAATAAGAGAAGTGAAATCAAAGCTATCGCTGAACGTGATGTGTTGGTAGCGATGGTGCCGATTACTAAGATGGAGGAATGGCTGGCCAAATATGGCACATGGCGTAATTTTGTGTTTTCCAGTTACAATAATAGGTTTGAAGAGATGCTAGGTGCAATTGATAATCTGGCTTTTCATAAAATGGATAGTCGAATTATGAACTATTTGGAAGAATTGGCCAAAGTAGGTCAAAGTCGTACTATAAACAAGTCCCATCAAGAGATCGCCGATGCGCTCAATACTTCGCGTGTGGTCGTATCCCGTATTTTGAAAGTTTTTGAAAATGAAGGAAAGATAAGGCTGAATCGAAATACCATCGATCTCTCTTGA
- a CDS encoding L-threonylcarbamoyladenylate synthase — translation MSTIDREDINKALETLKNGGLILYPTDTIWGIGCDATNAEAVERVFELKGRAKEKSLIVLLHNENQLAGYVNDVPEVAYQLIEYTDKPLTIIYSNAKNLASNAVADDGSIGIRLVKHPFCEQLLQRFRKPIISTSANVSGQPSAAKFDDIDEEIIKGVDYVVKYGQQERTIGTPSTIMKLDPSGKFEFIRK, via the coding sequence ATGAGTACAATAGATCGAGAAGATATCAATAAAGCCCTCGAGACATTAAAAAATGGAGGGCTCATCCTATACCCAACAGATACGATTTGGGGCATAGGATGCGATGCCACAAACGCTGAAGCGGTAGAACGTGTATTTGAATTAAAAGGACGTGCAAAAGAGAAGAGTCTTATCGTATTGTTGCACAATGAGAATCAGCTGGCAGGATACGTCAATGATGTTCCAGAAGTAGCTTACCAACTCATAGAGTATACTGACAAACCTTTGACGATTATTTACTCCAATGCCAAAAACCTCGCCTCTAATGCGGTTGCAGACGATGGGTCTATTGGAATCCGATTGGTAAAACATCCCTTTTGTGAGCAACTATTGCAGCGTTTTAGAAAACCCATCATTTCGACCTCCGCCAATGTCAGCGGCCAACCCTCTGCTGCAAAGTTTGATGATATCGATGAAGAGATTATCAAAGGTGTGGACTATGTCGTGAAATACGGACAACAAGAACGTACTATTGGAACTCCTTCCACCATTATGAAATTAGACCCAAGTGGCAAATTTGAGTTTATAAGAAAATAA